The Camelus dromedarius isolate mCamDro1 chromosome 8, mCamDro1.pat, whole genome shotgun sequence genome includes a window with the following:
- the PAPSS2 gene encoding bifunctional 3'-phosphoadenosine 5'-phosphosulfate synthase 2 isoform X1, with product MAEVKKQKTGNQQKSTNVVYQAHHVSRNKRGQVVGTRGGFRGCTVWLTGLSGAGKTTISFALEEYLVSHAIPCYSLDGDNVRHGLNKNLGFSPWDREENIRRIAEVAKLFADAGLVCITSFISPFTKDRENARKIHESAGLPFFEIFVDAPLNICESRDVKGLYRRARAGEIKGFTGIDSDYEKPETPELVLKTNLSSVSDCVQQVVELLQEQNIVPHTIIKGIHELFVPENKLDQVRAEAEALPSLSITKLDLQWVQVLSEGWATPLKGFMREKEYLQVVHFGTLLDGMFLPDGVINMSIPIVLPLSVDDKTRLEGCGKFVLTYEGRRVAILQDPEFYEHRKEERCSYVWGTMCAKHPYIKMVMESGDWLVGGDLQVLEKIRWNDGLDQYRLTPLELKQKCKEMNADAVFAFQLRNPVHNGHALLMQDTHRRLLERGYKHPVLLLHPLGGWTKDDDVPLEWRMKQHAAVLEEGVLDPKSTIVAIFPSPMLYAGPTEVQWHCRSRMIAGASFYIVGRDPAGMPHPETKKDLYEPTHGGKVLTMAPGLTSVEIIPFRVAAYNKAKKAMDFYDPERHNEFDFISGTRMRKLAREGENPPDGFMAPKAWKVLTDYYRSLEKND from the exons GGGAACCAGCAGAAATCCACCAATGTTGTCTATCAGGCCCACCACGTGAGCAGGAACAAGCGAGGGCAGGTGGTAGGAACCAGGGGCGGATTCCGAGGGTGCACCGTGTGGCTCACAG GTCTCTCTGGTGCTGGAAAAACAACAATCAGTTTTGCTCTGGAAGAGTATCTCGTCTCCCACGCCATCCCTTGCTACTCCCTCGATGGCGACAACGTCCGTCACGGCCTCAACAAAAACCTTGGATTCTCTCCCTGGGACAGAGAGGAAAACATCCGCCGGATTGCCGAGGTGGCCAAGCTGTTCGCCGACGCTGGTCTGGTCTGCATCACCAGCTTCATTTCTCCTTTCACAAAG GACCGTGAGAATGCCCGCAAAATCCATGAATCGGCAGGACTGCCGTTCTTTGAGATATTTGTAGATGCGCCTCTAAACATCTGTGAGAGCAGAGATGTAAAAGGCCTCTACAGACGGGCCCGAGCTGGGGAGATCAAAG GCTTTACGGGTATTGATTCTGATTATGAGAAACCTGAAACTCCTGAGCTTGTGCTTAAAACCAACTTGTCCTCAGTGAGTGACTGTGTGCAGCAGGTGGTGGAGCTTCTGCAAGAGCAG AACATTGTACCCCATACTATAATCAAAGGCATCCACGAACTCTTTGTGCCAGAAAACAAACTCGACCAAGTCCGAGCTGAGGCTGAAGCTCTTCCTTCACTATCGATTACCAAG CTGGATCTTCAGTGGGTCCAAGTTTTGAGTGAAGGCTGGGCCACTCCCCTCAAAGGTTTTATGCGGGAGAAGGAGTACTTGCAGGTTGTACACTTCGGCACCCTGCTAGACG GCATGTTCCTTCCTG ACGGAGTGATCAACATGAGCATTCCCATTGTTCTGCCTCTCTCTGTGGATGACAAGACGCGGCTGGAAGGGTGCGGCAAATTTGTCCTGACATATGAAGGACGGAGGGTGGCTATCTTACAAGACCCTGAATTCTACGAACATAGAAAAGAGGAGCGTTGTTCCTATGTGTGGGGCACAATGTGTGCAAAACACCCCTATATCAAA ATGGTGATGGAAAGTGGGGATTGGTTGGTTGGTGGTGACCTTCAGGTACTGGAGAAAATAAGGTGGAATGATGGGTTGGACCAATACCGCCTGACGCCTTTGGAGCTCaaacagaaatgtaaagaaatgaaTGCGG ATGCGGTGTTCGCATTTCAGTTGCGCAATCCTGTCCACAATGGCCATGCTCTGTTGATGCAGGACACCCACCGCCGGCTCCTGGAGAGGGGCTACAAGCACCCAGTCCTCCTGCTCCACCCTCTGGGTGGCTGGACCAAGGATGACGATGTACCCCTGGAGTGGCGGATGAAGCAGCATGCAGCAGTGCTTGAGGAAGGGGTTTTGGATCCCAAGTCAACCATTGTTGCCATCTTCCCATCTCCCATGTTATATGCTGGCCCCACAGAG GTTCAGTGGCACTGCAGGTCCCGGATGATTGCAGGGGCCAGTTTCTACATTGTGGGCCGGGACCCTGCAGGAATGCCCCACCCTGAGACCAAGAAAGACCTGTATGAACCCACTCACGGGGGCAAGGTTTTGACCATGGCCCCTGGCCTCACCTCTGTGGAAATCATCCCATTCCGAGTGGCTGCCTACAACAAAGCCAAAAAAGCCATGGACTTCTATGATCCAGAAAG GCACAACGAGTTCGACTTCATCTCAGGAACTCGTATGAGGAAGCTGGCCCGGGAAGGAGAAAACCCCCCAGACGGCTTCATGGCCCCCAAAGCATGGAAGGTCCTGACAGACTATTACAGGTCCCTGGAGAAGAACGACTAA
- the PAPSS2 gene encoding bifunctional 3'-phosphoadenosine 5'-phosphosulfate synthase 2 isoform X2, with amino-acid sequence MAEVKKQKTGNQQKSTNVVYQAHHVSRNKRGQVVGTRGGFRGCTVWLTGLSGAGKTTISFALEEYLVSHAIPCYSLDGDNVRHGLNKNLGFSPWDREENIRRIAEVAKLFADAGLVCITSFISPFTKDRENARKIHESAGLPFFEIFVDAPLNICESRDVKGLYRRARAGEIKGFTGIDSDYEKPETPELVLKTNLSSVSDCVQQVVELLQEQNIVPHTIIKGIHELFVPENKLDQVRAEAEALPSLSITKLDLQWVQVLSEGWATPLKGFMREKEYLQVVHFGTLLDDGVINMSIPIVLPLSVDDKTRLEGCGKFVLTYEGRRVAILQDPEFYEHRKEERCSYVWGTMCAKHPYIKMVMESGDWLVGGDLQVLEKIRWNDGLDQYRLTPLELKQKCKEMNADAVFAFQLRNPVHNGHALLMQDTHRRLLERGYKHPVLLLHPLGGWTKDDDVPLEWRMKQHAAVLEEGVLDPKSTIVAIFPSPMLYAGPTEVQWHCRSRMIAGASFYIVGRDPAGMPHPETKKDLYEPTHGGKVLTMAPGLTSVEIIPFRVAAYNKAKKAMDFYDPERHNEFDFISGTRMRKLAREGENPPDGFMAPKAWKVLTDYYRSLEKND; translated from the exons GGGAACCAGCAGAAATCCACCAATGTTGTCTATCAGGCCCACCACGTGAGCAGGAACAAGCGAGGGCAGGTGGTAGGAACCAGGGGCGGATTCCGAGGGTGCACCGTGTGGCTCACAG GTCTCTCTGGTGCTGGAAAAACAACAATCAGTTTTGCTCTGGAAGAGTATCTCGTCTCCCACGCCATCCCTTGCTACTCCCTCGATGGCGACAACGTCCGTCACGGCCTCAACAAAAACCTTGGATTCTCTCCCTGGGACAGAGAGGAAAACATCCGCCGGATTGCCGAGGTGGCCAAGCTGTTCGCCGACGCTGGTCTGGTCTGCATCACCAGCTTCATTTCTCCTTTCACAAAG GACCGTGAGAATGCCCGCAAAATCCATGAATCGGCAGGACTGCCGTTCTTTGAGATATTTGTAGATGCGCCTCTAAACATCTGTGAGAGCAGAGATGTAAAAGGCCTCTACAGACGGGCCCGAGCTGGGGAGATCAAAG GCTTTACGGGTATTGATTCTGATTATGAGAAACCTGAAACTCCTGAGCTTGTGCTTAAAACCAACTTGTCCTCAGTGAGTGACTGTGTGCAGCAGGTGGTGGAGCTTCTGCAAGAGCAG AACATTGTACCCCATACTATAATCAAAGGCATCCACGAACTCTTTGTGCCAGAAAACAAACTCGACCAAGTCCGAGCTGAGGCTGAAGCTCTTCCTTCACTATCGATTACCAAG CTGGATCTTCAGTGGGTCCAAGTTTTGAGTGAAGGCTGGGCCACTCCCCTCAAAGGTTTTATGCGGGAGAAGGAGTACTTGCAGGTTGTACACTTCGGCACCCTGCTAGACG ACGGAGTGATCAACATGAGCATTCCCATTGTTCTGCCTCTCTCTGTGGATGACAAGACGCGGCTGGAAGGGTGCGGCAAATTTGTCCTGACATATGAAGGACGGAGGGTGGCTATCTTACAAGACCCTGAATTCTACGAACATAGAAAAGAGGAGCGTTGTTCCTATGTGTGGGGCACAATGTGTGCAAAACACCCCTATATCAAA ATGGTGATGGAAAGTGGGGATTGGTTGGTTGGTGGTGACCTTCAGGTACTGGAGAAAATAAGGTGGAATGATGGGTTGGACCAATACCGCCTGACGCCTTTGGAGCTCaaacagaaatgtaaagaaatgaaTGCGG ATGCGGTGTTCGCATTTCAGTTGCGCAATCCTGTCCACAATGGCCATGCTCTGTTGATGCAGGACACCCACCGCCGGCTCCTGGAGAGGGGCTACAAGCACCCAGTCCTCCTGCTCCACCCTCTGGGTGGCTGGACCAAGGATGACGATGTACCCCTGGAGTGGCGGATGAAGCAGCATGCAGCAGTGCTTGAGGAAGGGGTTTTGGATCCCAAGTCAACCATTGTTGCCATCTTCCCATCTCCCATGTTATATGCTGGCCCCACAGAG GTTCAGTGGCACTGCAGGTCCCGGATGATTGCAGGGGCCAGTTTCTACATTGTGGGCCGGGACCCTGCAGGAATGCCCCACCCTGAGACCAAGAAAGACCTGTATGAACCCACTCACGGGGGCAAGGTTTTGACCATGGCCCCTGGCCTCACCTCTGTGGAAATCATCCCATTCCGAGTGGCTGCCTACAACAAAGCCAAAAAAGCCATGGACTTCTATGATCCAGAAAG GCACAACGAGTTCGACTTCATCTCAGGAACTCGTATGAGGAAGCTGGCCCGGGAAGGAGAAAACCCCCCAGACGGCTTCATGGCCCCCAAAGCATGGAAGGTCCTGACAGACTATTACAGGTCCCTGGAGAAGAACGACTAA